Genomic segment of Mycolicibacterium sarraceniae:
CACGCACTGCTCGACGCCGGCGTCTACGCACCGCCAAGTGCCTTCGAAACCTGGTTCGTCTCAGCCGCACTCGACGATGACGCCTTCAACCGGATCGCCGAGGCCCTGCCGGCTGCGGCCCGAGCTGCAGCGAAAGCCACGACATGACTGATCGCACAATCGTCCACGTGATGCGCCACGGCGAGGTGCACAATCCGGACGGCATTCTCTACGGCCGCCTGCCGGATTTCCATCTCTCCGAGCGCGGCCGCGCCCAGGCCCAGGCGGTCGCCAGCTGGCTGGCCGCCCGCGACATCGTCTACGTGGTGGCCTCGCCGCTGGAGCGGGCTCAGGAGACCGCCGCTCCGATCGCCGCTCATCACGGCCTGGCCGTCGACACCGACGCCGAGCTCATCGAGTCGGAGAACGTCTTTCAGGGTGAGCGGGTTTCGCCGGGGGACGGTGCGCTACGCGACCCCCGCAACTGGTGGCACGTGCGTAACCCCCGCACCCCTTCGTGGGGTGAGCCGTACCGCGAGGTCGCCGCGCGCATGCAGCGCGCACTGGGGCGGGCGCGGGTCATGGGGGCCGGCCACGAGGCGGTCTGCGTCAGCCATCAGCTGCCCGTCGAAACCCTGCGCAGGTCGATGACCGGTGCAAAACTGCACCACTTTCCGACCCGTCGGCTGTGCAACCTGGCATCGCTGACCTCGTTCTACTACGACGGGGATGACTACATCGGCTGGGGATACACGGAGCTAGCCGGGCGGTGAAACGGCTGGTGGTCCTCCTGGTGGCGGTGACGGTGTTGGCCGGCTGCTCCACCGGCGACGACGCCGTCGCTCAGGGTGGCACATTCGAGTTCGTCGCTCCCGGCGGTAAGACCGATATCTTCTACGACCCGCCGGCCAGCCGCGGCAAGCCGGGTCCGATATCCGGTCCTGAACTGATGGACCCGTCGAAGACGGTGTCGCTGAAGGATTTCGACGGTCAGGTCGTGGTGATCAATGTTTGGGGACAGTGGTGCGGGCCCTGCCGCTCCGAGATCACCCAGCTGGAGAAGGTCTACGACCAGACCCGCAACCTGGGGGTGGCGCTCCTCGGGATCGACGTGCGGGACAACGACATCACTGCGCCCCAGGACTTCGTCACCGACCGCAAGGTCACGTTTCCGTCGATCTACGACCCGGCGATGCGCACCATGATCGCCTTCGGCGGCAAGTACCCCGCGACGGTGATCCCGTCGACCGTCGTGCTCGACCGGGAACACCGGGTGGCCGCGGTATTCCTGCGTGAGCTGCTGGCCGAGGACCTGTTGCCGGTGGTGCAGCGGTTGGCGGCCGAGCCGAAACCGGCTGCACCATGACCGGTTTCGCGCAGACAGCGGCTGCGGGTCCGCTGCTGCTGGCACTGGGGATTTGTGTGCTGGCCGGACTGGTGTCGTTCGCGTCGCCCTGCGTAGTGCCCCTGGTGCCCGGCTACCTGTCGTATCTCGCCGCGGTCGTCGGGGTGGACGATCTCGACGCGCGCACCGGCCGGGTTGCGATCAAGGCGCAGCGTTGGCGGGTGGCCGGGTCAGCGCTGCTGTTCGTCGCTGGATTCACCGTGGTGTTCGTGCTCGGCACCGTGGCGGTGCTGGGCATGACGACCGCGCTGATCACCAATCAGCTTGTGTTGCAACGGGTCGGCGGTGTGCTGACGATCGTTATGGGGTTGGTGTTCATCGGTTTCATCCCGGCGCTGCAGCGCCAGGCTCGGTTCGCGCCGACGCGCCTGGCTGGTGTGGCGGGAGCTCCGCTGCTCG
This window contains:
- a CDS encoding histidine phosphatase family protein translates to MTDRTIVHVMRHGEVHNPDGILYGRLPDFHLSERGRAQAQAVASWLAARDIVYVVASPLERAQETAAPIAAHHGLAVDTDAELIESENVFQGERVSPGDGALRDPRNWWHVRNPRTPSWGEPYREVAARMQRALGRARVMGAGHEAVCVSHQLPVETLRRSMTGAKLHHFPTRRLCNLASLTSFYYDGDDYIGWGYTELAGR
- a CDS encoding TlpA disulfide reductase family protein, which codes for MKRLVVLLVAVTVLAGCSTGDDAVAQGGTFEFVAPGGKTDIFYDPPASRGKPGPISGPELMDPSKTVSLKDFDGQVVVINVWGQWCGPCRSEITQLEKVYDQTRNLGVALLGIDVRDNDITAPQDFVTDRKVTFPSIYDPAMRTMIAFGGKYPATVIPSTVVLDREHRVAAVFLRELLAEDLLPVVQRLAAEPKPAAP
- a CDS encoding cytochrome c biogenesis CcdA family protein; amino-acid sequence: MTGFAQTAAAGPLLLALGICVLAGLVSFASPCVVPLVPGYLSYLAAVVGVDDLDARTGRVAIKAQRWRVAGSALLFVAGFTVVFVLGTVAVLGMTTALITNQLVLQRVGGVLTIVMGLVFIGFIPALQRQARFAPTRLAGVAGAPLLGAVFGLGWTPCLGPTLTGVITVASATDGASVARGVALVIAYCLGLGIPFILLALGSGWAVDGFGWLRRHTRIIQIVGGVLLIAVGLALVTGAWNDFISWVRDAFVSDVRLPI